CCCGTGACCTGATCGATGTCGAAGCGGGAGCGCAGTTCGACGCCCGTACCGGCTCCAGCGGCTCCGGCTCAACCGCGGGCCCGGCCAACCTGCACGCCGAACGCAGCGGTGCCATGCGCGTGTTCGCGCCCACCGGTCACCGGCACGAGGCCGAGATCTCCCGGCACCTGGGCCTGCCGGCCGCGATGACCGCCACCGGCGTCGAAGCGGTCCGCGGAGTGCAGACCATCTGCCACGCCACCCTGCGCCCCGGCGTCGACAAACAGGCCGTGCGCCGGGCCTTTCGCGAGCAGTACGCCGACGAACCCTTCGTCCGCGTCGTCGCCCACCAGCGCGGCATCTTCCGCTACCCCGACCCGAAGATCCTGCTCGGATCCAACTACTGCGACGTCGGCTACGCCCTCGACGAGGACACCGGACGCCTGACCACGATCGGCGCCCTGGACAACCTCGTCAAAGGCGGCGCGGGCAACGCCGTGCAGTGCCTCAACATCCGCATGGGCCGGCCCGAGACCCTCGGCCTGACCTTCCCCGGCCTCCACCCCCTGTGAACCCCGGCCAACCGGAGAGACCGTGACCACCAAACCGCTGACCGTCGTCAAATGCGGCGGCAATCCGGCCGTGGACGCCGCGGGCATCTGCGCCGACGTCGCCCGTCTCGTCCACGAAGGACACTCGATCCTCCTCGTCCATGGCGGCTCCGGCGAGATCGGACGCCTCGCCGGCAGACTCGGCGTCGCCCAACGCACCCTCGTCGCCCCGGACAACGTGTCCACGCGCTACACCGACCCGGACACCCTCGAAGTGGTCGTCCTCGCCCTGGCCGGCGCGGTCAAGCCCGCACTCGTGGCGGAACTCTCCCGCCACAAGGTGCCCGCGGTCGGCCTCACCGGCATGGACGGCCACATGCTCCGAGCCCGCCGCAAATCCGCCGTCCGCGCCGTCGTCGACGGCCGCACCGTCCTGATCCGCGACAACCACAGCGGCCGGATCACCACGGTCCACACCGAACTCCCCGAGACCCTCCTGCGCGCCGGCTACGTACCGGTGATCTCACCGCCCGCCATCGACGAACACGACCAGCCCGTCAACGTCGATGCCGACCGCGCCGCGGCAGCACTGGCCGCCGCCCTCGGCGCCGACCAGCTCCTCCTGCTCACCGGCGCACCCGGTGTACTCGCCGACCCCGACGACCCCACCAGCGTGCAGAGCACCCACCAGATATCCCCCACCGGCCCACCCAACCCGTCCGCCACCGGCGGCATGGCGCTCAAACTCATCGCCGCACGCGAAGCGCTCACTGGCAAAGTCGCCACCGTACGCATCGCGGACGGACGCACCCCCGAACCCGTCAGCCGAGCACTCGCGGGGGCCGGCACCACGGTGCACATCTCATGCGCGGGGGCGCCGGCCCACAGCTCACGCGAAAGGGAGATCCGCACATGAGCGAACCGAATGGCACACCAGCGAAGTGGCAGGGCGGCACGGTCTGGCTGACCGGGCTGCCGAGCGCCGGCAAGACCACCATCGCGGTCGGTCTCGCCGAGCGGCTGCGCTCCGGTGGACACCGAGTCCAGGTGCTCGACGGTGACGAGGTCCGTGCCGCCCTCTCCGCGGAACTGGGATTCTCCAAGGAGGACAGGGACGCCAACGTGCGGCGGATCGGTTACGTGGCCGGGCTGCTCGCCGAGCACGGCGTCACGGTGCTGGTGCCGGTCATCGCCCCCTATGCGCCCTCCCGCGCGGCGGTCCGGGACCTGCACGCGGCGCGCGGCGTCCCCTACCTCGAGGTGCACGTGGCGACTCCGGTGGAGATCTGCGCCGACCGGGACGTCAAGAGCCTCTACGCCAGGCAGGCGGCAGGCGAGCTCAGCGGTCTCACCGGCGCGGACGACCCCTACGAGGCGCCGGTCGACCCCGATCTGCGTGTCCACACGCAGCACCAGACGGTCGACGAGTCGGTCCGGCAGGTGCGTGCGCTGCTCACGGCACGGGGTCTGTCGTGACCGCCCCCGCGCCGGCCGTGCCCACCGGCCGCCCCGGACCCCTCGGCCCGCGGGTGGACCCGGTGCCCCGGCTGACGCACCTCGACATGCTGGAGGCCGAGGCGGCACACATCTTCCGCGAGGTGGCGGGGGAGTTCGACCGGTCGACGCTGCTGTTCTCCGGCGGCAAGGACTCGATCGTCATGCTGCAC
The genomic region above belongs to Streptomyces coeruleorubidus and contains:
- the argC gene encoding N-acetyl-gamma-glutamyl-phosphate reductase; the protein is MIRVAVVGAAGYIGGELLRLLLGHPEVEVVGAVSSRFPGKRVDGVHPNLRSATDLSFCTAEEVPECDAVFLALPHRAAMTQIDQWIQRSKLVIDLTGDFRLDDTEVFERYYGEKHQAPHLLDDFVPGLPELHRDSLRGADRISVPGCMAAAGVLALYPLVARDLIDVEAGAQFDARTGSSGSGSTAGPANLHAERSGAMRVFAPTGHRHEAEISRHLGLPAAMTATGVEAVRGVQTICHATLRPGVDKQAVRRAFREQYADEPFVRVVAHQRGIFRYPDPKILLGSNYCDVGYALDEDTGRLTTIGALDNLVKGGAGNAVQCLNIRMGRPETLGLTFPGLHPL
- a CDS encoding [LysW]-aminoadipate kinase — translated: MTTKPLTVVKCGGNPAVDAAGICADVARLVHEGHSILLVHGGSGEIGRLAGRLGVAQRTLVAPDNVSTRYTDPDTLEVVVLALAGAVKPALVAELSRHKVPAVGLTGMDGHMLRARRKSAVRAVVDGRTVLIRDNHSGRITTVHTELPETLLRAGYVPVISPPAIDEHDQPVNVDADRAAAALAAALGADQLLLLTGAPGVLADPDDPTSVQSTHQISPTGPPNPSATGGMALKLIAAREALTGKVATVRIADGRTPEPVSRALAGAGTTVHISCAGAPAHSSREREIRT
- the cysC gene encoding adenylyl-sulfate kinase encodes the protein MSEPNGTPAKWQGGTVWLTGLPSAGKTTIAVGLAERLRSGGHRVQVLDGDEVRAALSAELGFSKEDRDANVRRIGYVAGLLAEHGVTVLVPVIAPYAPSRAAVRDLHAARGVPYLEVHVATPVEICADRDVKSLYARQAAGELSGLTGADDPYEAPVDPDLRVHTQHQTVDESVRQVRALLTARGLS